TAAATATCATGATAACCTTTCAATTCCGCCGGATGAATATCGGTGAGTTCGATATAAATCTCTTTTGCATTCAAAAGATAAGTCGCACTCATTCCCGATGAAGTAGTCAGGTAAATTTTACCGTCGGCAGTCACATCAACCGCTTCCACAATCGCAACATCTATGGAAGGTAAAATTCCATGTTCGATGTATTTCACTACATGGGAAAGGTGCATGTCAATAAAATCGACACTGCCTTCATTGATCAGATTGCGTAGGTAAGAATTGGATTGATAGGGTATTCGAAGTTTTAGAGCTCCCGAACGTGCCAAGGCACCGTCTAACTCTTCCCCTGTGGAAGCGCCGGAATAAAGATTGATCGAAAAATCTTTGCCTTCTTTTTTTTCCGATTCGATTCGTTTTGCAAATGCAGGAGGGATAATCTTGGGATAACCGGCAGGTGTAAATCCGGAACATCCTAAGGTGACATGACGAGGAAGCGCAAGTGCCACTTCTTCCGGAGATTTCAGTTTGGATTCGATAAATGGATTCGTGATTGCCATGCTATATGCAAAGATAAAGAGATTGCAGAAAAAGAAAAACTCCAAAAAATGAGACTATGGATTTTCTCCTCTATTTCTATATTCTGCTATTTGGACTCATTCTCTTATCTCCCTTCTTGATTTTTTATTATTATTTTCAGACAGATAGTTCTCCTTTCGGAAAGGATTCGGAAGAAGAGTTACTTCCTTTCACGCAAAAAAAACAAAATCTTTTGGATTCATTGAAAGACGTCAGATCCGATTTTCATTCCAGAAAATTAACGGAAGAAGAGTTTCAATCTATATCAGTTCCTTTTTTGCAAAAACTGGATGAAGTGGAATTGGAAATTAAAAATTTCAAAGAAACAAAAAACCTAACAAAACAAACAATCCAAACCCTGGAGCCACAGAGAACTGTTGAGGGCTGGACTTGCAGAAATTGCGGGACTTCTATTTCCATACCGAACGCAAATTTTTGTCCTTCCTGTGGATCAAGCAAACTCGCTTAAGCGGGTTTGTTTGTGGCAAATTGCATCTCATACAATCTTCTGTATTTCGATCCTTCCAAACCGATGAGTTCGGAGTGGCTACCTTTCTCTACGATTTCACCTGATTCCAAATAATAGATAATATCCGCAATCTTAACCGTGGAAAGACGATGCGCAATGATAACAACTGTTTTGTTTTCGTATAATCTTACAAACGCCTGCTGAATCAATCGTTCGGATTCGGTGTCGAGTGCGGAAGTCGCTTCGTCTAAAATCAAAACTTCCGGATTGGCAAGCAAGGTTCTGGCAATGGAAATTCTTTGCCTCTGCCCCCCGGAGAGCATCACTCCCCTCTCGCCGACTATCGTATCGTAACCTTCTTCAAATCCGTCAATGAACTCGGATGCAAACGCATCCTCTGCCGCTTTTCGGATTTCATCTTCCGAAGCGGATGGTTTTGCATATGCGATGTTTTCCCGAATTGAACCGTTGAATAAAAATATATTTTGGGAAACAACGCCTATTCTTTTACGAAGATTGTCAAGAGACAAATCCTTTGCATCGATTCCATCCCAAAGAATACTGCCTGAACTCGGATCAATCAACCTCGGAAGAAGATCAACTAACGTAGATTTACCGGCGCCGGAAGATCCTACAATTGCGATCGTCCCTCCTTTCGGGATTGTGAAATTAAGATCACGCAATGCATAATTTTCCGTTCCCGGATAAATATAGGAAACATTCCGATATACGATATCTTTGCTGAGAGGGCCGAGTTGTTTCGGAGAAGTCGGTTCCTTGATTGCAGTATCGCGATCCAGGATTTCAAAAACACGATCACTTGCCGAAACGGATGCTTGGATCAAATTGATCAGAATGCTCATTTGTTTGAGAGGTCTCATGAGAAAGATAAGAGTTAGAAAGAAAGCAAGAAACATCCCTTTTGAAAAAGAAGGATCTTCCAAAAGATAAGCACCTAATCCGAGAAAGATCATAGTCACAACGGAACCGGACAATTCAATCAATGCGGGACCGATTTGATGATAAAAATGAGTTTTGAAAGTTTTTT
The nucleotide sequence above comes from Leptospira kobayashii. Encoded proteins:
- a CDS encoding zinc ribbon domain-containing protein, producing MDFLLYFYILLFGLILLSPFLIFYYYFQTDSSPFGKDSEEELLPFTQKKQNLLDSLKDVRSDFHSRKLTEEEFQSISVPFLQKLDEVELEIKNFKETKNLTKQTIQTLEPQRTVEGWTCRNCGTSISIPNANFCPSCGSSKLA
- a CDS encoding ABC transporter ATP-binding protein, translating into MKIYRKLWPYLVKYKYRLSFGIFLSLFVSIFNGASLTSLIPIFDSLGTGENYKFQIALTKKDQTILTEKESGKEFSGFAYWEFKFAETKLKLNSELAKKNPDELVFLFCLIILPIYVLKLICLAGTIYYVNSAGLLAVQDLRLSLYEKLQELPLNDFVKEKTGVLMSRVINDVDTVGKVVSNDLKDAVNDFFYIITHLIILLVLSWKLFFLIFIVIPVVIGPVSAFADRIRRTTKNQQEQLSALNGDLQEVISGIRVIRAFSMEEKESDRFFGVNNDLSEKTFKTHFYHQIGPALIELSGSVVTMIFLGLGAYLLEDPSFSKGMFLAFFLTLIFLMRPLKQMSILINLIQASVSASDRVFEILDRDTAIKEPTSPKQLGPLSKDIVYRNVSYIYPGTENYALRDLNFTIPKGGTIAIVGSSGAGKSTLVDLLPRLIDPSSGSILWDGIDAKDLSLDNLRKRIGVVSQNIFLFNGSIRENIAYAKPSASEDEIRKAAEDAFASEFIDGFEEGYDTIVGERGVMLSGGQRQRISIARTLLANPEVLILDEATSALDTESERLIQQAFVRLYENKTVVIIAHRLSTVKIADIIYYLESGEIVEKGSHSELIGLEGSKYRRLYEMQFATNKPA